Within the Eucalyptus grandis isolate ANBG69807.140 chromosome 1, ASM1654582v1, whole genome shotgun sequence genome, the region TGGGGTCATCAACACCCACTTAGTGGTAATACGATAATTTTCTGTCCTTGAAAGAGACTATTTTTGCTGTGTGAGAGTGGTTAGTTTAATAATAAAAGTTAATCATAGAATTGGGCCCCATCAAGTGGAGGTGCATAAGACAGATTTCTCCAATCGGTAAGGCAAGGATCCCAGTCCACCTTAGTTGGCGTATTCAGAAGAAAATAGCCGTGGGAGTAGCGAGAGGGCTTTCCCATTTGCATCATCTGAACATAATGCATACGGACATCAAAGCTGCTACAATTCTGTTGGATGATGAATTCGACCCCCACAAACGGAGACTTTGGATTAGGTAAGTTCATCAATCTCTAGGCAGACTGCATTGTGGAGGCACCAGGATTCCCACTAGCAAACAAAAAGCGGAATCCAAGAATGACTATTACGGTGTGAAAATATATGTACACGGAACTATTGGATAGTATTATACATGTGATATGGTTTCCATTTTAgcgaaaaaggaaataaaaaggatCTCTTTTTCTCCAGTCCTTTATCGTGGAAATGCTCTGGTTAACAGGAAGAAGGGTCTTTGTGCTTGGAAAGTGGCCATACTGAGTGGGAAAATCTTCACCCACGCGGTTGGCCCAATTCTATGAATTCCTTTCATCTTTAGACTATGACACTCGTTCacattaagaattatctctaaatTCATCTTTAGACTATGACACTCATTCacattaagaattatctctttCAAGGCTAGTGAAGTTACTCTCAACTTCTAGTCTGCTTCTTTCGTGCTTCTTCGAATATCGCTACCTCCCTCTTTCCCAGCTCTTAGCCACAATCTGAAGCAACCTTCTTGGTCCATATCCTGGATCAACTATAGCGATGCGGAGGAAGATAtgcttgaaaaaaaattccaaaagatagtgtttattttgaatcatgaaATGCAAATTACAATATCTGAGGTCCCTATTTATAGGGAAGTCGACATTTAGGAAATAACTAAATAACtgaaatcaaataacaaaatcaagaaaaagatattgataaaagGGAAGGTTTTCAAAAGGCGACTAGAAAATCTGCATAACACATCTAAAATCTTTGACGTCCCCAAAGTCAAGGAAAACATgtgaatttcaaatcaaacattATAACCCATTTGTAACTTTGAAGATTCCacaatcctctttgatttgtggaaCACATGCTCTTATGACGCTTCAATTTTTTCCATATAAACATTTGCCTATTGTTCTACCATCATATAGCCATTGTTTAATATGAAGTATAACAAAGTCGCTGCTTATTCTCTAATCCTAAGCTTTTTTAAATGGAAGCAGAGCCTTTGTGCTTGGAAAAGTGGCTACCATGTGGGAAAACCGTGTTGTGCGTCAAGGGCCAAACTTGTGGGACTAATTTTACGATTAATCCTATCACGTTCACTCACCTTGCACATCTTTTTATTGAAGGATAGTAAGATCAATCTCCCACAGCTCGAGTCTTGCCGCAAACCAGCAAGACTCGAGCCTCACCATTTTTGGCAAGCTTAGGGCTAACGAGGCTCGGGCTTGGCCAACTCACTTGTGGTTGTTGCTAGGCAGTCGCAGTGGaataaggaggaaaaagagagagatagaaaaattaaaaattcaaatttttaaaaataaataaatattatttaaaaatcttcttttcctgagataaaattatgaaattgaaatcatttttcaataagaTCCAAATATCAAAAACGCTTTTGATCATATATTATcgataaaagaaaactaactgtatttttagaaaatatttttctggaaagtatttttctttgttatgaaatttttcacaaaataaatgcgCCAATAATAGCAATCAAAAGTCTCAGTTCCAAACGGAAGTAGAATCGAGACGGGGATGCCTCCGCATCGTAATCTGGTTCAGGTCCGCAGGTTTGAACGGATGCGTGGGGCTGCACTCATGGTCAATGCAATAGGCCTTTCCCATGTGCGCGTGGACTCTCATGGCCTAAAAGACCGTTTTGCCGAAAATTATTAAACTGCCCCCCAAGATTGGTCCCCACCCAAAATATTTACAAATTAGTAAACTCCCATATAATTTTTCCAGAACATCACATAATGATTTTTCTCATGGaacagttgaaaaaaaaaatacaagaacaCTAGTTGTTTTTCAATATCATTTAAATCGTTTACAACGATTGTTCCTAGTATTTATACCTTAGATTTCTTGCCACTGATGTTCTTGTCTAAGAATTAATAACGGACCATTCGCAGCCTTCGGCGAGTCATATCCATCAATCCATGATCTGAAAGGTACTCCATCATTTAGTGAAACAACCCCACAACATAACTTAAACCAAAAGCATTCTcagtttcttaaaaaaaaaaaaaaatcttgtattACAACTGCCTTGGAAATCTGTTGGTCAAAAGCAGGTTGTCCTGGAAATTCAATATAATGTCTGCTTGTGGGAATTATCTATATATATGGGCCTACGTCGCGACTGTGAAGAGCGCGTTTGATAACGCTTTTGTTCtcgataacaatttttttatcgaaatgattcttttttattttgttcccggaaacaatttctaagcattttaagccatttaataattgtccaaaatttcaattcccaaaataaaattgtgtttagtatcgtgctcaaaatttcttctccaaatcattttttttaatttttaaataattttattacttgttttcctttttttctttattcttcttttctttttttcctttctttctcctattcttcttcttcaagtggctggtcgccggccttgggatgaccggcgatcggccggaggccgacgacctcaccggagcgtcatCAACCCTTAGTGAGGCCGACCCTCATTGGCCAAGCCTCACCGCAGCTAGGCGAGGCTTAATCATGGCTCgccaagcctcgccgaggctggccaagcctcgccgatggttgggcttgcctccgcgagctcgccAAACTAGTTGCTAGCAACCGGTGGCGATGCGCAGCGAACGGCAACCGCGGCAGTGGCaacagatgaagaagaagaaagaaggaagaagaacaagaaaaaagaaaagaaaagaaaaggggaaaatagGTACTTGATTATagaattgttctcggaacaaagaatcaacttttttttattctcgattctgttccaaatctactttcaggaacaaaaaaatataaatttgttcccgaaaacaaaaattttaccaaacgcatttatattctaaatctattcccggaaacaaaagaacagaaacaaacATTGTTTAGCAAGTTGCCAAACAACCCCTTGTGAATTCATcgatcctttttcttttatctttttcttttttttcttttttttttggctcggCAAGATTGCAAAGAGGAAGAGCTTATACAGAAGTTGCTTGGTAGTTACGGGTAGGATAAATTGTCAGACGATGTCAGTATGATAAACATTGTTTCTTTGGTAAGCTGAAGTCATAAAATAGGCCACTCTGTTGTGCTTTCTCGAAAGTTATATAGTAGTACCATGCAGTCGCAAATTCCATGTGGTGACAAAATTATAGTTCAAGTATCATACAAGAATCATAGTTCAACATCAAATCTACTGCATTGAGGTAGGACTCGTAGGTCACTCGATTTTTTCACGTTAAATAAGTATTTTTTGGTAGTAAAGGTTGTTCCTCATACACTATGATATGCTTTAGTTTGAAGTCAATGTTGTGCTTACAAGGACATGCTTTGATGAATGAATGGCTAGGAAGTGCAATGACTCAATTACAAATAAGaagagtgttttttttttttttttttggtggttgtACCATAGAGGATGAGTTATGAAAAAGAATTAGCTTGAACATGTATCACTAATTGGAAAGTCATTTGTTCTATATGACCGGATTGAAATTCCTATCCATTTATCCAAGGCAGCAAATTTCAGCTAAAAGATCATTGCTTggccaaaaaatatataacaaaATGATAAAACAGACCTTTTTGATGTGCATTCCATTTTTgaacaaatttggaaatcaGCTATTCTAGCCTCTGGTTTCTTTTTTGCCTCTTCTAACGTTTTGGGCCAGTTGACCTTGAGGCCACTGTCTTCCGCGCGAGAGGAAGTGTAGTTTGATTTGTCTCATGCACTCGTCACTCAACAATTCGAACTTTGATTAGTTATGAAAAATTCATTACCGCAAAAACGTAAGACATGCgagcttcttctctcttcttggtAATTAGATGGgtcaatcaagaaaaaaatgatagcTCAATCGGACATGAGAGCTCAGTGCAAAGCGCGAATACCATATAGTAGCTTTTCTGCAATTTTTTACTAGACCGGTAGCACTGAAGTTTAGtcagagagaaaaaaaaaagtgcgaAAGTATCTTATATCGTTTTTCTATGGGGTTTGAATGGGGCCTTATATTCATGtataatgagaaaagaaaataaaaacaagattTAAAATCATTCTCTTTAACATGGTTATCAACCAATGAAATCACATATATGAAAATTGGATCATCTCACGCTTTTCGTTTTCAATGGTCACAAGACTCACGGTAGAAGAGATTTATTTACAGATATTGGCATGTGAAGTTTCAAGGAAAGTTGGAAATGCTTGGAAAGAAAGgcaaaaatccacaaaaatatcTAAACTATATTCATtgttgtgataaatttatcttgaactatttttataacataaaaatataaattatgccTATTATGATGCATTtagtctaaattttttctttcgacataaaaaaaactccaaatttgtaTAAGATTCTCATCAAATGATTCTTCGTATTGTACCTAATGACATTAACTATTATTAAAATTTCTGGTATTCGTATTAGTCGGCAGCCTTCGCTATTACGAAAGAAAAGGGGCTTTTTCCCCGTCCGTTCACTTCCCTCAAAACCGCCaattttccattaattcaatGCTGGAGACAATTCATGTCAAGTCAATCTCCATCGCTATTGACATTACGTGGGGGACTCCTAAAAGTCTTCTCCGGACTGACGAAGTGCTCACAAACCATTCGCACTGCCTCTGGAGCTGCCGTGACAGTTTTCTCTGTTAAAACTTCTGAGTTGGTTCTTAAGACTTCCCTATCAGTGGCACCTTTCTCTGCAAATTCCTTTGTTAAACTTCCGAGTTGGTTCTGAAAACTTCTCTATAACAGCTCTCACCCACAAGAGGAAGGGGCACAGCAATCTCTCACAACACACATTCGTTTATTAAGCTCGTGATAAAGCAACTCGGGTTTGGTTTCTAGCGACAAggggaaaggaaggaaaatggtGTTCAAATTCGCCACCTTCGATCCCTCCCAAGATCCCAATGATTTCAACCCGGCTTTTCCACCTACTCCATCACCATCACCCTCGGTAACACTCTGTCAGCCATGCGAACACACCTACACGTTCACCAAAACCATCGTCCGCCGACTTGCTGCTGCCGGTGCTTCTCTTGTCTTGAGAGCCCCAGCCTTTGCAGTTGATGGTCGTGAGATTCAAGACCAATCCGCAGAGACGCCATTACATAGTATTCATTTCGATGTCCATCCAGAATTTGGCCAAAGACAGCTTAAAGAATTTACTCTGAAGGAGTTGGAGGCAGCTACCCAAAAATTTAGCGACAAGAAAGTAATAGGCAGAGGTGGATTTGGCGAAGTCTATGAGGGTCAGCTCTCTGATGGCTCTCTAGTGGCAATCAAAAGATGCGGTGCACAAAGCAATCAAGGTATCACAGAGTTCGAAAGCGAAGTAATGGTGGGCAGGATCCTACCCCCACGTCACAATCTGCTTTCCATGCTCGGATTTTGCAGAACATCAAAGTGCAAGGACTTATTGCTCGTCTACCCTTTGATGATCAACAAAAGTGTGGACCTTTGCTTGAGAGCGAAGCCCGAGACACGACCCCCCTGGACTGGCTTACCCGCAGAAAAATAGCCCTGGGAGCTGCGAGAGGGCTGTCCTGGCTGCATGATCTGAACATTGTGCACCGAGACATCAAACCTGCAAACATTTTGTTGGACGAGGAATTTGAGCCTCACATTGCAGACTTTGGGTTGGTCAGGTTCACCAATCGCAGGCACGGTGAATACTCGGTGGATGGCATCGAGGAGGCACCTGTACTTCCGAGGAATAAATCCGAAGCAGCATCCCGCATTGAAGATTCAGATTCCTATTTCACGAATAGGATATGTGGCACATTTGGATATATGGCGCCAGAATATGGGATGAAGGGGAAATACTCGGTGAAGACCGACGTCTTTTCATATGGGGTAGTCCTTCTGCAACTCGTGACCGGACAAAGAACTTCGGTACGTGCAGCGAGTGCAAAGGAGAACGACATGTTGTTACCCGATTGGGTAAAGGGGCTTCTGGTAGAGCGTCGATTGGAAATTCTAGTCGATCCCAATCTGCAGGGTGAGTATGACGAGGAGATGGAGAAAGTGATCCAGCTGGCTCTATTGTGCACCCACACGCTCCCAAGAGGACGACCATCCATGGCACAAGTAGTCCGAATACTCGAAGGCGATAGCATCGAGGAGAGATGGGAGGAGTATCGTCACTCTGAGGAGTATCTGGTGGACTCTGAGGACGTCTCTTCGCTAAATCTCAAAGAGTCTTCCGTGCTCAGTCCCGAAGAGTTATCCGGACCCAGATAATCCATTTTTGATGTAACAATACAATCTTTATTACATGGATCAAGCTCTTAAAAAGTATACTTAAATGTTTGGGGGAGAGTTaccaaaaatgtcataaatctattataattatgttaattcaatactaaacattttttgttaatttagtcataaagttttttttttgtcaatttgtgtcaatttaatccatctAGCTAGGCTGGACGGCACTAATGTAACGCTGCGAGCGTTAACTTGGactttattaataatttttaaataaatttttaaaatttttctttttcgtctttcctttcttttctttaattttttttcctcacgaACAAGCATCGCTAGCCAATCCTCACCGCTCACAAGTGAAGGCTAGGATGCCCTCGCTGGCAATAGGTGAGGGAGCTGACAACCCtccccaaatctagcgagggcatCATTTGGGTGAGGGGCTACGACACCCTCCTTAGATCTTGACAAGCGAGGGTTGAGGGTGCCACGGTCCTCTCCTAGTTTGGGCAAGGGCTGTGACAGCCTCACCCAATCTAGGCGAGCGAGATTATCATGGCCAACACCCAAAGTAGGCAAGGGCTGCAACACCCATGCCAACTAGGGGGAAAAAacctaaagaaaagaaaagaaaaagggaaaaataaagaaattaataaataattaaattgttattAAAAATGTATAAGTTGGTGTCAACCggtcaaaattggtcggataGACTAAActaacacaaatgcaaaaaaattatgactaaattggcacgtttataataggtttaagacttttttagtTATTCTTCCCACATTTTGTAAACATCACTTTTgctaaagaaaaacaattaacAAAGCTTATAGAGCCAAAAAAGTGCATTAGTAGCAAATAATCCAAATCTGTGCTCACGAGATagcattttaatatgaaaaaacaaatttgtGTCAATTGTCGAGTTCATTAACTAAGCTCTGCCCCATTGTCATCCAATATGGCCACGTTTGTCCTCGTGGCAAGCCTCCTAACGAAATTTCTTCCTTGATGTAGGTCCCTCCTACTTATTATATCCTAAAAAGCAATATACATACCAAATACCCACTACCCAACTCAAGGTTCGACATAGCAACAAGAGCATGGAGTCAATACTACTTTTAATCAACCGTATGAACTATCGAACTTATTTCATGACGAGAGTTCATCATATAACACTTTCACAAAGCATTTCACATTTCCAATTCATTTGAGAAAGCAATCATTAAACTAAGTTCACAATACtttaaatatcaaaaacaaCAAATCATAATGCAAATCCTAGCAATGAAAATGTAGTCAATGTCCCGTCCCcatttaataaaacaaatgCTGCTCCAAGCACTAGCACTTTCTTTTCATAAACCATGTCATCCAatgcttatcttttaaaaattcataggAAATAAAAGCACCACTCACCTGCAACCAAAAACCATATCAGAAGCTATGCCGTTTCGaaaaaattgcaatcttatccGAGAAACATTAACCAAATGTCAAACTTACGGACGAACTTTGACTAAGACTCTATTAAGTGACTCTACTTTTGCATCAAACATCCTTTCACTTTGTGAAatttattagaaagaaaatttgatatttagAGTATATTTTTGTATAAAGCTAGATTGGGCATTTTCTACCCTTTGGGCTATttgaattgacataataaaGCATCTCTTGAAATAGTTTGTGGGTTATGAATTGTGAAATGATTTGAGGAATGTTGTGTGAAATGTGTAGAGGTCACAGGTTGCTTGATTTCTTCACATTAAATTAAGTACTTTTGGTAGTTAAGGTGGATCCACATACCTGATGATTTGCATGAGCTGGAAGTCAGCACCGTCCTTACGAGAGCATGCTTTTACTCTATGAACGGCTGGGAAGTGCAATGACTATTCAGAATAGGATGAGttaaagagaaaaatttaaattgaacatgtatcacTAATTGGACAGTCATTTGCGTTATTTTATACTGGATTGGAACTCCTATTGAAGGTGGAGAGTCTCAGCTAAAAGATCGTTACTTggccacaaaaataaataagaaatgatgGAATAGACCTATTTGAATATGCTTGCCagatttgatcaaatttggaaatcaGCTATTCTGGCCTCTGGTCTTCTACAGCTTTGGGCCTGTTACCCGTAGTCCTTGAGGCCATCAGGGTCGAACGGAACAAACAGTTGCTCCGGTTAAATTCGTGCTGGGCTTGATCCGACCAGACAAAGGGGAGGGATCATCAGTCATGTTCCCAATCCAACAACATCCTTCGTTACCAAATCATTCACGCGAGCAGCAAATTGCAGTAGTTCATAGATATGCCCAAGCCAAATTCAACATAACTTGCGCGTGCACTTCCTGTCCGCTTAAGTTCCAGTAACAAACTGTTCGATA harbors:
- the LOC104414490 gene encoding LRR receptor kinase BAK1; its protein translation is MVFKFATFDPSQDPNDFNPAFPPTPSPSPSVTLCQPCEHTYTFTKTIVRRLAAAGASLVLRAPAFAVDGREIQDQSAETPLHSIHFDVHPEFGQRQLKEFTLKELEAATQKFSDKKVIGRGGFGEVYEGQLSDGSLVAIKRCGAQSNQGITEFESENIKVQGLIARLPFDDQQKCGPLLESEARDTTPLDWLTRRKIALGAARGLSWLHDLNIVHRDIKPANILLDEEFEPHIADFGLVRFTNRRHGEYSVDGIEEAPVLPRNKSEAASRIEDSDSYFTNRICGTFGYMAPEYGMKGKYSVKTDVFSYGVVLLQLVTGQRTSVRAASAKENDMLLPDWVKGLLVERRLEILVDPNLQGEYDEEMEKVIQLALLCTHTLPRGRPSMAQVVRILEGDSIEERWEEYRHSEEYLVDSEDVSSLNLKESSVLSPEELSGPR